One window of Neptuniibacter halophilus genomic DNA carries:
- the murB gene encoding UDP-N-acetylmuramate dehydrogenase: MIVWQKEADLTRQNSLGFSVCAERYLKVEDLEQLRLALDEVKANNWPLLILGGGSNLVLADYLPGAVISVGCQGVRVLADDEDQAIVEVGAGENWHGFVGKLLEMGLHGLENLALIPGSVGAAPVQNIGAYGVELADCFHSLTAYDREQDELVQLNAEDCRFGYRDSLFKSVAPGRYIIWQVRFSLRTVFQPRLEYKALANHLKAEGIGQPGAQQVYQAVCEIRNSKLPVPTLIGNAGSFFENPVVTAEQHEQLKLQFPELVSYPDQPGFYKLAAGWLIDQAGWKGHNAGAVGVYEKQALVLVNHGGGDAQQLLQLAGQIRDSVQKKFAVSLKMEPRVYPG, from the coding sequence GTGATTGTCTGGCAAAAAGAGGCAGACCTGACCCGGCAGAACAGTTTGGGTTTCAGTGTTTGTGCTGAGCGTTATCTCAAGGTCGAAGATCTGGAGCAACTACGTCTGGCGCTTGATGAAGTTAAAGCCAATAACTGGCCACTGCTGATCCTCGGGGGAGGCAGTAATCTGGTGCTGGCTGACTATCTCCCCGGTGCGGTGATCTCAGTCGGATGTCAGGGCGTGCGCGTACTGGCAGATGATGAAGATCAGGCGATTGTCGAAGTGGGTGCCGGAGAAAACTGGCATGGCTTTGTCGGTAAACTGCTGGAGATGGGGCTGCACGGCCTGGAGAATCTGGCGCTGATACCCGGTTCGGTAGGCGCGGCTCCGGTTCAGAATATCGGTGCTTACGGGGTCGAGCTTGCGGATTGTTTTCACAGCCTCACCGCCTATGACCGGGAGCAGGATGAACTGGTGCAGTTGAATGCAGAGGACTGCCGGTTTGGGTACCGGGATAGTCTGTTTAAGTCTGTTGCACCCGGCCGCTACATTATCTGGCAGGTGCGTTTCTCTCTCAGGACTGTGTTTCAGCCGCGACTGGAGTACAAGGCACTGGCGAATCACCTTAAGGCCGAGGGCATTGGGCAGCCCGGTGCGCAACAGGTCTATCAGGCCGTGTGTGAGATACGTAACTCAAAGCTGCCGGTACCTACGCTGATCGGAAATGCCGGGAGCTTTTTTGAAAACCCGGTAGTTACTGCTGAGCAGCATGAGCAGCTTAAACTGCAGTTTCCGGAACTGGTCTCTTATCCGGACCAGCCGGGTTTTTATAAACTGGCTGCGGGCTGGCTGATCGATCAGGCAGGCTGGAAAGGTCATAACGCCGGAGCTGTTGGTGTCTATGAAAAACAGGCGCTGGTGCTGGTGAATCATGGTGGTGGCGATGCGCAGCAGTTGTTGCAGCTCGCAGGTCAGATTCGGGATTCCGTTCAGAAAAAATTTGCAGTGAGCCTGAAGATGGAGCCAAGAGTGTATCCGGGCTGA
- a CDS encoding propionyl-CoA synthetase — translation MSYQAEYSKSIDTPELFWGEKAQDLKWYKQPEQILSKDENGIDRWFADGELNTAYLALDYHVENGRADNTAIIYDSPVTGQKRKISYLELRDDVAKFAGVLKAQGVAKGDRVVIYMPMIPEAVVAMLAVARLGAIHSVVFGGFAPHELAVRIDDAEPKVVVSASCGIEISKVIEYKPMLDQAIEKSAHKPTVCIVLQRPEAEASMVAGRDLDWNEAMAGAEPADCVPVKGTDPLYILYTSGTTGKPKGVVRDNGGHAVAMKYSMKAIYNVEAGDVFWAASDVGWVVGHSYIVYGPLLAGCTTIVYEGKPVRTPDAGAFWRVCEEYQAKVLFAAPTAFRAIKKEDPDAKLLEQYDLSNLDTIFMAGERLDPPTYHWTMEKTGKPVIDHWWQTETGWAICGNMTGIEKLEPKPGSATVPSSGYNVQILDSEGNELPAGEQGSIAIKLPLPPSCLPTVWGDFERFRTGYLSEFPGYYCSGDGGYKDEDGYVFIMGRTDDVINVAGHRLSTGEMEEIVAGHDAVAECAVIGVNDPLKGQQPIGFVLLKDGVEIEEDALEAELVALVRKEIGAVACFKRAVVVQRLPKTRSGKILRKLMRQIADGQDYSIPSTIDDPASLPELEDVMNRNGLVSA, via the coding sequence ATGTCCTATCAAGCAGAGTATTCCAAGTCGATCGACACGCCAGAGTTATTTTGGGGCGAAAAAGCTCAGGATCTGAAATGGTATAAACAGCCAGAGCAGATTCTGTCTAAAGATGAAAACGGCATTGATCGTTGGTTTGCTGATGGTGAGTTAAATACTGCCTATCTGGCACTGGATTACCACGTAGAGAATGGCCGTGCTGATAACACAGCAATTATTTATGACTCTCCGGTGACCGGCCAGAAGCGGAAAATCAGCTATCTGGAACTTCGTGATGATGTCGCTAAGTTTGCCGGCGTCCTGAAAGCGCAGGGTGTTGCCAAAGGCGACCGGGTTGTTATCTATATGCCGATGATCCCGGAAGCGGTTGTTGCCATGCTGGCAGTGGCGCGCCTCGGTGCAATCCACTCCGTGGTATTCGGAGGCTTCGCGCCTCACGAGCTGGCAGTGCGTATCGATGATGCAGAGCCTAAAGTGGTGGTATCGGCGTCCTGCGGTATCGAGATCTCCAAAGTGATCGAATACAAGCCGATGCTGGATCAGGCTATTGAAAAGTCTGCCCATAAACCGACCGTCTGTATCGTACTGCAGCGCCCTGAAGCCGAGGCGTCTATGGTCGCTGGCCGTGATCTGGACTGGAACGAAGCTATGGCCGGTGCTGAGCCTGCCGACTGTGTCCCGGTTAAAGGCACTGATCCGCTATATATCCTCTACACCTCCGGTACTACCGGCAAGCCAAAAGGTGTGGTACGCGATAACGGCGGTCATGCGGTGGCTATGAAGTACTCCATGAAGGCGATCTACAACGTAGAAGCCGGAGATGTCTTCTGGGCTGCATCTGATGTGGGTTGGGTCGTGGGGCACTCTTATATCGTGTATGGGCCGTTACTGGCAGGTTGCACCACCATCGTATACGAAGGTAAGCCGGTGCGTACGCCGGATGCGGGCGCGTTCTGGCGCGTTTGCGAAGAGTATCAGGCGAAAGTGCTGTTTGCTGCGCCGACTGCGTTCCGCGCAATCAAAAAAGAAGACCCGGATGCCAAACTGCTTGAACAGTATGATCTGAGCAATCTGGATACTATTTTCATGGCCGGTGAGCGTCTTGATCCGCCAACCTACCACTGGACCATGGAAAAAACCGGTAAGCCCGTGATTGATCACTGGTGGCAGACTGAAACCGGTTGGGCAATCTGCGGCAATATGACCGGTATTGAGAAGCTGGAGCCGAAGCCGGGTTCTGCGACCGTGCCTTCCAGCGGTTATAACGTCCAGATTCTGGATTCTGAAGGTAATGAGCTGCCAGCAGGCGAGCAGGGCTCTATCGCCATCAAGCTGCCGTTGCCACCAAGCTGTTTGCCGACCGTATGGGGTGATTTCGAACGTTTCCGTACCGGTTATCTGTCAGAGTTTCCGGGCTACTACTGCTCGGGTGATGGGGGTTATAAAGACGAAGATGGCTACGTTTTCATCATGGGCCGGACCGATGATGTCATTAACGTAGCGGGCCACCGTCTCTCTACCGGTGAAATGGAAGAGATTGTTGCTGGCCATGATGCCGTTGCCGAGTGTGCAGTGATCGGGGTTAATGATCCGCTGAAAGGGCAGCAGCCCATCGGTTTTGTACTGCTTAAAGACGGTGTTGAGATCGAAGAGGATGCGCTGGAAGCTGAACTGGTTGCGCTGGTTCGTAAGGAGATTGGAGCGGTTGCCTGCTTCAAACGTGCTGTCGTTGTGCAGCGCCTGCCGAAAACCCGTTCCGGTAAAATTCTGCGTAAGCTGATGCGTCAGATCGCTGATGGGCAGGACTACAGTATTCCGTCAACGATTGATGATCCCGCCAGCCTGCCAGAGCTGGAAGATGTAATGAATCGCAATGGGCTGGTATCGGCCTGA
- a CDS encoding enoyl-CoA hydratase: MNQEAFLLREDQDGVCILTLNRPDAYNALSMELMKAISEQLDQIAEDLSIRVVVIRGGGKGFCAGHDLKQMLDAGEEDYYQKTFSTCSTMMQKVVNLPVPVIAQIHGVATAAGCQLVASCDLAVCSDNARFATPGVNIGLFCSTPMVALTRAVAPKHAMELLLSGDLIGAERAWQMGLVNKTVPADELDQAVAELAGKIASKSRRTLSIGKQAFYQQQEQDLASAYQQCSRVMTENMLTADAQEGIDAFIHKRKPQWTHR, encoded by the coding sequence ATGAATCAGGAAGCATTTCTACTTCGTGAGGATCAGGATGGCGTTTGCATTCTGACCCTGAACCGCCCCGATGCCTATAACGCTCTTTCTATGGAGCTGATGAAGGCCATATCTGAACAACTCGACCAGATTGCTGAGGATCTTTCGATTCGCGTGGTGGTCATCCGTGGTGGCGGCAAAGGTTTCTGCGCCGGACACGATCTCAAGCAGATGCTGGATGCCGGTGAAGAAGATTACTATCAGAAAACCTTCAGCACCTGCTCAACCATGATGCAGAAAGTTGTTAACCTGCCGGTTCCGGTCATTGCCCAAATCCATGGCGTTGCTACGGCAGCGGGTTGCCAGTTGGTTGCCAGCTGTGATTTAGCGGTATGTAGTGACAATGCACGGTTTGCGACACCGGGTGTGAATATCGGCCTGTTCTGCTCGACGCCGATGGTCGCTCTGACCCGGGCGGTTGCCCCCAAGCATGCAATGGAACTGCTGCTCAGTGGCGATCTGATCGGTGCTGAACGGGCGTGGCAGATGGGGCTGGTCAATAAGACCGTACCGGCCGATGAGCTCGACCAGGCTGTGGCTGAACTGGCAGGCAAAATCGCATCCAAATCCCGGCGCACCCTGAGTATCGGTAAGCAGGCGTTTTATCAGCAGCAGGAACAGGATCTGGCCAGCGCTTATCAACAGTGCAGCCGGGTGATGACGGAAAATATGCTGACCGCAGATGCTCAGGAAGGGATCGATGCGTTTATTCATAAACGTAAACCGCAATGGACGCATCGATAG